In the genome of Carnobacterium pleistocenium FTR1, one region contains:
- a CDS encoding glycosyltransferase family 2 protein — MLSIIVPIYNVENVLSHCLNSLRFQSYRNIEIILINEGSSDMSGAICDRFVRVDSRFKVLHKDVKNISEALNFGLEMAKGEFISFIDPVDRIDGLMFEKLILTIIKHKADMVIANYGEEQIINNKEPIESSETVIWTKKMALNKIIDQFQIKSFLCNKLYTSELFRSEPIHEFDVTLDIFGDLVMSVQCILKSKKIIYDPNLHYHYIAYRHVSFFNELTKEKLSGAKGLLKVIDLAENLDNFDVCIIKEHYINYSIQLLMHLLNEEDQNRQLIKEARKNLYYFPLNEVRSQRVKTSCVMARKMTYVYFNIWKIRSG, encoded by the coding sequence ATGTTATCGATTATCGTTCCTATTTACAATGTTGAAAATGTATTAAGCCACTGTTTGAATAGTTTGAGATTTCAATCTTATCGGAATATAGAAATTATTTTAATCAATGAAGGATCTTCGGATATGAGTGGTGCAATATGTGATCGCTTTGTGCGAGTGGATTCCCGCTTTAAAGTACTTCATAAAGATGTCAAAAATATTTCTGAAGCTTTAAATTTTGGGCTAGAAATGGCTAAAGGAGAATTCATCAGTTTTATTGATCCTGTTGATCGAATAGATGGCTTGATGTTTGAAAAATTGATATTAACGATTATTAAGCATAAAGCAGATATGGTTATAGCAAATTATGGGGAAGAACAGATTATAAATAATAAAGAACCCATTGAATCCTCTGAGACAGTCATCTGGACAAAAAAAATGGCTTTAAATAAAATTATTGATCAATTTCAAATCAAAAGTTTTCTATGCAACAAACTTTATACTAGTGAGTTGTTTCGTTCAGAACCTATACATGAATTTGATGTAACGCTGGATATTTTCGGAGATTTAGTCATGTCAGTTCAATGTATATTAAAGAGCAAAAAAATTATTTATGATCCTAATTTACATTATCACTATATTGCTTATAGGCATGTGTCTTTTTTTAATGAGCTCACGAAGGAAAAACTTTCTGGTGCTAAGGGATTGTTGAAAGTCATTGATTTAGCAGAGAATTTAGACAATTTTGATGTTTGTATAATAAAGGAACATTATATCAATTATTCAATTCAATTATTGATGCACCTTTTAAATGAAGAAGATCAAAATCGGCAATTGATCAAAGAAGCTAGAAAGAATCTATATTACTTTCCATTAAATGAGGTAAGAAGCCAACGAGTTAAAACGTCTTGTGTGATGGCTAGAAAAATGACGTATGTTTATTTTAATATTTGGAAAATACGGAGTGGCTGA
- a CDS encoding PTS mannitol transporter subunit IICB: MGSYLSGMVMPNIGAFIAWGIITALFIETGWWPNEQLATMVDPMLKYLLPLLIGYTGGNMVYGQRGAVVGAIATIGVIVGSSVPMFIGAMALGPLGGYLVKKFDDLFKDKIRAGFEMLVNNFSSGIIGFILAIIAFYAVGPFVTALTNALASGVDWIVNAGLLPLANIFIEPAKILFLNNAINHGILTPLGTEQAAEAGKSILFLLEANPGPGLGLLLAFSLFGKGAARASAPGAVLIHFIGGIHEIYFPYVLMKPALFLAVISGGIAGTFTNTIFSSGLVAAASPGSIIAIMAMTPRGSYLGVVMGVLVATIVSFLVAMLILKSDKSEVSIEEDNFSSKVNESQSRKAESKGVNQTSTTQTMVADDASLVGQQDVKRIIFACDAGMGSSAMGASIMRKKVKDAGLDISVTNASIGNLKDEDGLLVITQKELTARAKQKTPSATQVSVDNFLNSPKYEEIVENLKNQL; the protein is encoded by the coding sequence ATGGGAAGTTATTTGAGTGGTATGGTCATGCCGAATATTGGTGCATTCATCGCATGGGGGATCATTACAGCGTTATTCATTGAAACAGGTTGGTGGCCCAATGAACAGCTAGCTACAATGGTTGATCCAATGCTGAAATACTTATTGCCACTCTTAATCGGATATACTGGAGGAAACATGGTATACGGTCAACGTGGAGCAGTTGTAGGAGCAATCGCAACGATCGGTGTTATTGTAGGATCTAGTGTGCCAATGTTTATTGGAGCGATGGCCTTAGGACCTTTAGGCGGATACTTGGTTAAGAAATTTGATGACCTTTTTAAAGATAAAATTAGAGCTGGTTTTGAAATGCTCGTCAATAATTTCTCAAGTGGAATTATCGGATTTATATTAGCTATTATTGCTTTTTACGCTGTTGGACCTTTTGTAACAGCCTTAACAAATGCACTTGCAAGTGGCGTTGACTGGATCGTGAATGCAGGACTATTGCCTCTAGCAAATATCTTTATCGAACCTGCAAAAATTTTGTTTTTGAATAACGCTATCAATCATGGTATATTGACACCATTAGGTACCGAACAAGCGGCAGAAGCAGGAAAATCTATTTTGTTCTTACTTGAAGCTAATCCAGGACCTGGTTTAGGATTATTATTAGCTTTCTCACTCTTTGGAAAAGGTGCTGCTAGAGCTTCTGCACCAGGTGCAGTTTTAATTCACTTTATTGGTGGGATCCACGAAATTTATTTCCCATATGTATTGATGAAACCCGCATTATTTCTTGCTGTAATTTCAGGTGGGATTGCTGGTACGTTTACAAATACAATCTTTAGTTCAGGTTTAGTAGCTGCAGCTTCTCCAGGGTCAATTATCGCTATAATGGCAATGACACCAAGAGGAAGCTACCTCGGCGTTGTTATGGGAGTACTTGTTGCAACAATCGTTTCATTCTTAGTTGCTATGTTGATTCTTAAATCAGACAAATCTGAAGTAAGTATTGAAGAAGATAATTTTTCATCAAAAGTAAATGAAAGTCAATCACGTAAAGCAGAATCAAAAGGAGTTAACCAAACTTCAACAACTCAAACAATGGTAGCAGATGATGCTTCACTTGTTGGACAACAAGATGTCAAAAGAATTATCTTTGCTTGTGATGCTGGTATGGGATCAAGCGCAATGGGAGCTTCTATTATGCGTAAAAAAGTAAAAGATGCTGGCTTAGATATTTCTGTAACCAATGCATCAATCGGTAATTTAAAAGATGAAGACGGCTTATTGGTAATCACACAAAAAGAATTAACAGCACGTGCCAAACAAAAAACACCAAGTGCTACACAAGTCTCAGTAGACAATTTCTTGAACAGTCCTAAATATGAAGAAATTGTTGAGAATTTGAAAAATCAATTATAA
- a CDS encoding PTS sugar transporter subunit IIA produces MNILEESSIKLNQSFNTKEEAIRAAGEILVKGQYVKEGYIDEMIKRDKNVSTYMGNFIAIPHGTENSKDLINNSGISIVQIPGGIDFGTPEEEKLVTIVFGIAGVGDEHLDILSKIAIYCSDVENVVKLADASSEHEIKELLEGIE; encoded by the coding sequence ATGAATATTTTAGAAGAAAGCAGTATTAAATTAAACCAATCTTTCAACACAAAAGAGGAAGCCATTCGTGCAGCAGGAGAAATTTTGGTAAAAGGTCAATACGTAAAAGAAGGTTACATCGATGAAATGATCAAGCGTGATAAAAATGTATCCACTTATATGGGGAATTTTATTGCCATCCCACATGGTACTGAAAATTCAAAAGACTTGATCAATAATTCAGGTATCTCTATTGTTCAAATTCCGGGTGGAATAGATTTTGGTACCCCTGAAGAAGAAAAGTTGGTAACAATTGTTTTTGGAATTGCAGGTGTAGGTGATGAACACTTAGATATCCTTTCAAAAATTGCTATTTACTGTTCAGATGTCGAAAATGTTGTCAAATTAGCTGACGCTTCATCTGAACATGAAATCAAAGAATTACTAGAAGGGATTGAATAA
- a CDS encoding mannitol-1-phosphate 5-dehydrogenase translates to MLAIHFGGGNIGRGFIGEVLNKNGFKIAFVDVNKEIIDALNDKKEYTIELAQEGTPQIKVDNVYGINNGTHPEEVIASFEQAEIITTAIGPKILPYIAPLIAKGIQKRRTNQVTQPIDIIACENMIGGSTFLKEEVLKHLDKEDIDYVDQYIGFPDAAVDRIVPLQSHEDKLFVSVEGYKEWVIDESKLKNTALHLDGVHYAAALEPFIERKLFTVNTGHATTAYVGKYEGYKTIDEALKDEAVKKQVENVLAETGGLMVNKWQFDAKEHKAYIAKILSRFANPYISDDITRVARTPMRKLGYDERFIRPIREANERGLETDHLIQTVAKALVYRDANDEESQQLEKLLKNESVEAVIRKVTQLKDEVLIEKIVKEYTQLNKK, encoded by the coding sequence ATGCTAGCTATTCATTTTGGCGGAGGAAACATTGGCCGAGGATTCATTGGGGAAGTCTTGAATAAAAATGGATTTAAGATTGCTTTTGTTGATGTAAACAAAGAAATAATTGATGCTTTAAATGATAAAAAAGAATACACGATTGAATTAGCTCAAGAGGGTACTCCTCAAATTAAAGTAGACAATGTCTATGGAATAAACAATGGGACTCATCCAGAAGAGGTGATCGCATCCTTTGAGCAGGCAGAGATTATAACGACGGCTATCGGTCCAAAAATTTTACCATACATTGCACCTTTGATTGCTAAAGGCATTCAAAAAAGAAGAACTAACCAAGTAACTCAACCAATCGACATTATTGCGTGTGAAAATATGATTGGCGGCAGTACATTCCTTAAAGAAGAAGTGTTAAAGCATTTAGACAAAGAAGATATAGACTATGTTGATCAATATATCGGGTTTCCTGATGCGGCGGTTGATCGAATCGTTCCGTTACAATCTCATGAAGACAAATTGTTTGTGTCAGTAGAAGGCTATAAAGAATGGGTCATAGACGAATCTAAACTTAAAAACACAGCTTTGCATTTAGACGGTGTTCATTATGCAGCTGCATTAGAACCATTTATTGAAAGAAAATTATTCACAGTAAATACTGGGCATGCAACGACAGCTTATGTTGGGAAATATGAAGGATACAAGACTATTGATGAAGCTTTAAAAGATGAAGCAGTCAAAAAACAAGTTGAAAATGTTTTAGCTGAAACGGGAGGCTTAATGGTCAACAAATGGCAGTTTGATGCTAAAGAACACAAAGCGTACATTGCTAAAATTCTTTCTCGTTTTGCTAATCCATATATCTCGGATGATATAACACGTGTAGCTAGAACGCCAATGCGTAAGCTAGGCTATGACGAACGATTTATCCGTCCGATTCGAGAAGCGAATGAAAGAGGCCTTGAAACGGATCACTTGATTCAAACAGTAGCTAAAGCACTTGTGTATCGTGATGCTAATGATGAGGAAAGCCAACAGTTAGAAAAATTGTTGAAAAATGAGTCTGTTGAAGCAGTCATTCGTAAAGTGACACAATTAAAAGATGAAGTGTTGATTGAAAAAATCGTTAAAGAATATACGCAATTAAACAAAAAATAA
- a CDS encoding BglG family transcription antiterminator: MKNLYISKREKNIIEILLEQRNGITLDYLRDELKVSSRTIYREIASLESTLAKYQIKLIRELDTGYRLIGKPALFSELQKQLNASPEELTAQQRQSTLVIKLLMQEHEVKMESLALDLQVSISTIQADLISIEEVFKAYKIDIERKKAKGIQAVASESSRRLIISGLIHSEINEYDFFQLMENESKTEVPDWVGEQNPFLKQLSKEDLYHVYAVVKQFGQHYFEEVTDSQLQRLVILLCVSIMRLREGHQIHSFAPTISLTDNDQSKSIETATAIYDFLQKLYGLTVTIEEIQFLGLQIQGLNVPLRNDFFSEEYDADLGYKVRELIRLVSIEMKWNFNQDETLFQDLQAHISAAIKRAIAPMPESNNPLLEKISTQYGQLSFAVKGNLTQVFPTVHFLPNEIVYIVIHFASAFERQPKIQELKALVICSSGVGTAKILESRIRKYIPEITVIEISRISKLHRIDFNEYDLILSTIFLQGFETEYKVVTPLLMDNEIKSIQLYIRQIIAEKKKGRAVIEKVFLANQTDEVRFKEFYQKLSIANSVLENFDVHQTVGIKELQPAILAICDSLTGEILTDSEHVAGKLMQRIDLAPIGLPNTNMALFHCIDPAIKKAFFSIYDLATPIEVLGIDRQPMQMHRVLMMLGPDPLSENAQEILGSISSAIVDSQLTMEIFNSGSKQLLNNYLSSLFLDKLKK; the protein is encoded by the coding sequence ATGAAAAATTTGTACATTTCCAAACGAGAAAAAAATATTATTGAAATTTTACTCGAACAACGGAATGGCATCACCTTAGATTATTTGAGGGATGAATTAAAGGTAAGCAGTCGAACGATTTATCGAGAAATAGCGAGTCTTGAAAGTACATTAGCTAAGTATCAAATCAAATTGATTCGTGAACTAGATACCGGTTACCGGCTTATTGGAAAGCCAGCTTTATTTAGCGAATTGCAGAAACAATTGAATGCTTCACCAGAAGAGTTAACGGCTCAACAACGCCAAAGTACTCTAGTGATTAAGTTGTTGATGCAAGAACATGAAGTGAAAATGGAATCCCTTGCTCTAGATCTTCAAGTCAGTATTAGTACGATCCAAGCTGATTTAATTTCAATCGAAGAAGTGTTTAAGGCGTATAAAATTGACATTGAACGTAAAAAGGCTAAAGGCATTCAAGCCGTTGCTTCAGAAAGCAGTCGGCGTTTGATTATCAGTGGATTGATTCATAGTGAGATCAATGAATATGACTTTTTTCAATTAATGGAAAATGAGTCGAAAACCGAAGTCCCAGACTGGGTCGGAGAACAAAATCCTTTTTTGAAGCAACTAAGTAAAGAAGATCTTTACCATGTATACGCTGTTGTTAAACAGTTTGGGCAACATTATTTTGAAGAAGTGACAGACAGTCAATTGCAGCGATTAGTTATTTTATTGTGTGTTTCTATTATGAGATTGCGTGAGGGACATCAAATTCATTCCTTTGCCCCTACGATATCATTAACTGATAATGATCAATCAAAGAGTATAGAAACAGCTACGGCTATTTATGATTTTTTGCAGAAATTATATGGCTTAACAGTAACTATAGAAGAAATCCAATTTTTAGGTCTTCAAATCCAAGGGTTGAATGTGCCGTTACGCAATGATTTTTTTTCAGAAGAGTACGATGCTGACTTAGGGTATAAGGTGAGAGAGTTGATTCGTCTAGTCTCGATTGAAATGAAATGGAATTTCAATCAGGATGAGACTCTTTTTCAAGATCTTCAGGCACATATTTCAGCGGCTATCAAACGAGCGATTGCACCGATGCCTGAGAGCAATAACCCGTTGTTAGAAAAAATCAGCACTCAATATGGTCAGTTGAGTTTCGCGGTCAAAGGAAATCTGACACAAGTTTTTCCAACGGTTCATTTTTTACCAAATGAGATCGTCTATATTGTGATCCATTTTGCTTCAGCTTTTGAAAGGCAACCTAAAATTCAAGAATTGAAAGCTTTGGTTATTTGTTCAAGTGGAGTCGGAACTGCAAAAATATTAGAAAGTCGCATACGTAAATACATTCCTGAAATAACGGTCATCGAAATTTCTAGGATCTCAAAACTGCATCGAATTGACTTTAATGAATACGATTTGATTTTATCGACCATTTTTTTACAGGGATTTGAAACGGAATACAAAGTTGTGACCCCCTTGTTAATGGATAATGAGATAAAAAGTATTCAATTGTATATTCGTCAAATCATAGCTGAAAAGAAAAAAGGAAGAGCAGTCATAGAAAAAGTATTTCTTGCCAATCAAACAGATGAAGTGAGATTTAAAGAATTTTACCAAAAACTGTCGATTGCGAATAGCGTGTTAGAAAATTTCGATGTGCATCAAACAGTTGGAATAAAAGAATTGCAGCCAGCTATTTTAGCTATTTGTGATAGTTTAACTGGGGAGATTTTAACCGATAGCGAGCACGTAGCTGGTAAACTGATGCAGCGAATAGATCTAGCTCCTATTGGACTTCCTAATACAAATATGGCATTGTTTCATTGTATTGATCCGGCAATCAAAAAAGCCTTTTTTTCAATATATGATTTGGCAACGCCAATCGAAGTACTCGGAATCGATCGACAGCCTATGCAGATGCACAGGGTGCTAATGATGCTGGGTCCGGATCCGTTAAGTGAGAATGCACAAGAAATATTGGGTTCTATCAGTTCGGCTATTGTTGACAGTCAATTGACAATGGAGATTTTCAATTCAGGTTCTAAGCAGTTATTAAACAATTATTTAAGCAGTTTATTTTTAGATAAATTAAAAAAATGA
- a CDS encoding deoxynucleoside kinase, translating into MEGENKAVIVLAGMIGAGKSTYTKFISDALGSDPFYESVDDNRILENFYENPERWAFSLQIYFLNTRFRSIKAAFKHENNVLDRSIYEDALFTRINYEEGNMSDAEMDTYLDLLDNMMEELDNMPKKSPDLLIYLRGSLDTVLNRIEKRGRTFEQIDGNDSLLDYYTHLHGQYDGWFNDYDKSETLVIDINQYDLEKSEDAAKVINMVTEKLAEVRNKESIR; encoded by the coding sequence ATGGAAGGGGAAAATAAAGCTGTGATTGTTTTAGCTGGTATGATTGGTGCTGGTAAAAGTACCTATACAAAATTTATTTCTGACGCATTAGGAAGTGACCCTTTCTACGAAAGTGTGGATGATAATCGGATTTTGGAGAATTTTTATGAAAATCCTGAACGTTGGGCTTTTTCCCTGCAAATCTATTTTTTGAATACTCGTTTTAGAAGTATCAAGGCAGCTTTTAAACACGAAAACAATGTATTGGATCGCTCTATTTATGAAGATGCATTATTTACTCGTATCAATTATGAAGAAGGCAATATGAGTGACGCTGAGATGGATACTTATTTAGATTTATTGGACAATATGATGGAAGAACTTGATAACATGCCTAAAAAATCTCCAGATCTTTTGATCTATTTACGAGGTTCATTAGATACTGTTTTAAACAGAATTGAAAAACGTGGCCGTACCTTTGAACAAATTGATGGAAATGATAGTTTATTAGACTATTATACTCATCTTCATGGTCAATACGATGGTTGGTTTAACGATTACGATAAAAGCGAAACATTAGTGATTGACATCAATCAGTATGACTTAGAGAAATCAGAAGACGCTGCAAAAGTAATCAATATGGTTACAGAAAAATTGGCAGAAGTTCGAAATAAAGAGTCTATCCGTTAG
- the lpdA gene encoding dihydrolipoyl dehydrogenase, which translates to MATNQRETVIIGSGPGGYVAAIRAAQLGQKVAIIEKEFIGGVCLNVGCIPSKALITAGHHFHDAQHSEIFGVTASNVTLDVAKMQNWKDTQVVNKLTSGVESLLKKNKVEIIRGTAIFTDKNHLSVETKEGSQEIEFKNVVIATGSLPLEVAEVPMGGRILDTSGGLNVKELPKRLVIVGGGYVGSQLAFAFNNFGSKVTILEKEDSIINFFDKDMVKLAKKSYQKKGINVVEGVNVTKSIQTDEMVTITYEKDGKEATIESDYVLVSAGRVPNTAKLNLAAIGIELLENGRIDVDDSLRTTVENVYAIGDIVPGPALANKASHDAKIVAELISGKEAVVDYRTLPISIYTEPEMAKVGLAADEVKGNQDYKASKFSLAGNGRALSLDADEGFVRMITEEKTGKVVGAQVVGVSAGDVISELALAIELEMVAEDISLTIHAHPSIAEAIMDTAELAIGLPIHM; encoded by the coding sequence TTGGCAACGAATCAAAGAGAAACAGTTATAATTGGATCTGGTCCTGGAGGTTATGTTGCAGCCATTAGAGCAGCACAATTAGGGCAAAAAGTAGCTATTATTGAAAAAGAATTTATCGGTGGGGTATGCCTGAATGTTGGTTGCATTCCGTCTAAAGCATTGATCACTGCTGGACATCACTTTCATGATGCTCAACATTCTGAGATCTTTGGCGTGACCGCCTCAAATGTCACGTTGGATGTTGCAAAAATGCAAAATTGGAAAGATACTCAAGTTGTTAATAAGTTAACTAGCGGTGTGGAAAGCCTTTTAAAAAAAAATAAAGTTGAAATCATTCGTGGGACAGCCATCTTTACGGATAAAAATCATTTGTCTGTTGAAACGAAAGAAGGTTCTCAAGAGATTGAATTTAAAAATGTCGTGATTGCTACAGGTAGTTTACCACTTGAAGTTGCTGAAGTTCCAATGGGCGGACGGATTTTAGATACGTCTGGTGGATTAAATGTAAAAGAACTTCCTAAACGTTTAGTGATCGTCGGTGGTGGATATGTCGGTAGTCAATTAGCCTTTGCTTTTAACAATTTTGGTTCTAAAGTTACGATTCTTGAAAAGGAAGACAGCATAATCAATTTTTTTGATAAGGATATGGTGAAACTCGCTAAAAAAAGTTATCAAAAGAAAGGTATTAACGTTGTAGAAGGCGTTAATGTAACGAAATCTATCCAAACAGATGAAATGGTAACGATTACCTATGAAAAAGATGGGAAAGAAGCAACGATTGAATCTGATTATGTATTGGTTTCAGCAGGTCGAGTACCTAATACAGCTAAGTTGAATTTAGCAGCGATTGGCATTGAATTATTGGAAAATGGCAGAATTGATGTGGATGATTCATTGAGGACTACTGTAGAAAATGTTTATGCCATCGGAGATATTGTTCCTGGGCCGGCATTAGCGAATAAAGCAAGTCATGATGCTAAAATCGTTGCAGAGCTTATTTCTGGTAAAGAGGCAGTCGTAGATTATAGAACGCTACCGATCTCTATTTACACGGAACCTGAAATGGCAAAAGTTGGATTAGCAGCAGATGAAGTGAAGGGCAATCAAGACTATAAAGCCAGTAAATTTTCATTAGCCGGTAATGGTCGTGCGTTATCCTTAGATGCTGATGAAGGCTTTGTCCGTATGATTACTGAAGAAAAAACGGGTAAAGTTGTTGGAGCACAAGTTGTTGGAGTAAGCGCTGGAGACGTTATTTCAGAATTAGCATTAGCCATTGAGTTGGAAATGGTGGCTGAAGATATTTCATTAACGATCCATGCTCATCCCTCTATTGCAGAAGCAATAATGGATACAGCTGAATTAGCTATTGGGCTACCTATTCATATGTAA
- the glmS gene encoding glutamine--fructose-6-phosphate transaminase (isomerizing), with protein sequence MCGIVGYIGRQDAKDILLHGLELLEYRGYDSAGIYVMDDQDAGHLFKEKGRIAALREKVDHNVPAKTGIGHTRWATHGVPSVENAHPHQSNSGRFTIVHNGVIENYKAVRDAFLTDTLLHSDTDTEIIVQLIAWYVEEEGLDTIDAFKKAIVALKGSYALALIDSEKPDVVFAAKNKSPLLLGRGDGFNVICSDAMAMIKETNQFVELMDGEIATLTVDDIKIETLAGDVITRASYTALLDANDLSKGTYPHYMIKEIDEQPAVMRKIVQNYQNDAGELEIDPAILEEMTASDRIYIIACGTSYNAGWVGKQILENLTNIPTEVHLSSEFGYNTPLLTEKPFFIFLSQSGETADSRQVLVKINDWNHPSLTLTNVHGSTLSREAKYTLLLHAGPEIAVASTKAYTAQIAVLAILGELAGRKKGLALELDIAHELGIAATAIESIIDEKEVFEQLSVTHLSTSRNAFYIGRSIDYYVVMEAALKLKEVSYVQTEGFAAGELKHGTIALIEEGTPVISIITDEITAGHTRGNAQEVISRGAHSMIISLEGLDQPGDAYVLPKVHHLLTPLVSVIPTQLIAYYTSLHRGNDVDKPRNLAKSVTVE encoded by the coding sequence ATGTGCGGAATCGTAGGTTATATAGGAAGACAAGATGCAAAAGATATTTTATTACATGGACTTGAACTGTTAGAATACCGTGGATATGACTCTGCTGGTATTTATGTAATGGATGATCAAGATGCAGGCCATTTATTTAAAGAAAAAGGACGTATTGCTGCTTTAAGAGAAAAAGTAGACCATAACGTTCCTGCAAAAACAGGTATTGGACATACTCGTTGGGCAACTCACGGCGTACCAAGTGTTGAAAATGCTCACCCTCATCAATCAAATAGTGGCCGCTTTACAATTGTGCATAATGGCGTGATTGAAAACTACAAAGCAGTAAGAGACGCTTTTCTTACAGACACATTATTACACAGTGATACAGATACTGAAATTATCGTACAATTAATTGCTTGGTATGTTGAAGAAGAAGGATTAGACACAATCGATGCTTTCAAAAAAGCCATCGTTGCTTTAAAAGGGTCTTATGCTTTAGCTTTGATTGACAGCGAAAAACCTGATGTTGTTTTTGCAGCAAAAAATAAAAGCCCATTGTTATTAGGTAGAGGAGACGGCTTCAACGTCATCTGTAGCGATGCTATGGCAATGATCAAAGAAACGAATCAATTTGTCGAACTAATGGATGGCGAAATCGCTACTTTAACAGTGGACGATATCAAAATTGAAACATTAGCCGGTGATGTAATCACTCGTGCTTCATACACTGCATTATTAGATGCAAATGATTTAAGCAAAGGTACTTACCCTCACTATATGATCAAAGAAATTGATGAGCAGCCTGCTGTTATGCGTAAAATCGTGCAAAATTATCAAAATGATGCTGGCGAACTAGAAATTGACCCTGCTATTCTTGAAGAAATGACTGCCAGCGATCGTATTTACATTATTGCTTGTGGTACAAGTTACAATGCTGGTTGGGTCGGCAAACAAATCCTTGAGAACTTAACAAATATCCCAACAGAAGTTCATCTATCTAGCGAATTTGGTTACAACACGCCTTTATTAACTGAAAAACCTTTCTTCATTTTCTTGTCTCAAAGTGGTGAAACAGCTGACAGCCGTCAAGTACTAGTAAAAATTAATGATTGGAACCACCCTTCACTAACTTTAACAAACGTACATGGGTCTACTCTTTCTAGAGAAGCAAAATATACCTTGTTATTACATGCTGGTCCTGAAATTGCTGTCGCTTCAACAAAAGCTTACACAGCACAAATCGCTGTTCTTGCTATTCTTGGTGAACTTGCAGGCCGCAAAAAAGGTCTTGCTTTAGAGTTAGACATTGCACATGAGTTAGGAATTGCCGCTACTGCAATCGAATCAATTATTGATGAAAAAGAAGTTTTTGAACAACTCTCTGTTACCCATTTAAGCACTAGCCGTAACGCATTTTACATTGGACGCAGTATTGATTACTACGTTGTAATGGAAGCTGCACTTAAATTGAAAGAAGTTTCATATGTTCAAACTGAAGGCTTTGCAGCTGGTGAGTTGAAACATGGAACAATCGCTTTAATTGAAGAAGGTACTCCCGTTATCTCAATCATTACTGATGAAATAACAGCTGGACATACTCGTGGAAATGCACAAGAAGTTATTTCTCGTGGAGCACACAGCATGATTATTTCTCTAGAAGGTTTAGACCAACCAGGAGATGCGTATGTATTGCCAAAAGTACACCACTTATTAACTCCATTGGTTAGTGTGATCCCAACTCAACTAATTGCGTATTACACAAGTTTACACCGTGGAAACGACGTTGATAAACCAAGAAACTTAGCTAAAAGTGTAACAGTTGAATAA